The genomic window CCCTGCCAAATGGGACCAGTCAAAATACCACAGGTTCACTTGGTTGGAGAATTTGATGAAATTGTCAGTGCGAAAATGGTTCAGGAAGATGTGTTTGAGCTTCGGAAACAAACTGTTGGAATATCAGTAGATTTGGAACTAATTCCTGAAATTGGGCACTTTGAACTGGTGGACCCAACTTCTGCAGCATGGTCAATTGTGGAAAAGGCTATCAAGAAACTGCTGCTTATGATGCGAACAAGCGACGCTCGAAACCAGTTTTTTTCAGCAATGAATGGGAAAAAAGGGGAAAATGCAAAAGTTCCTTAAAGCCTTTGGGTTACTTTGGTAATGGCCTGATTTCTAGTCAGGCGAAGATTTTTCAAAGTGGCTTTAGTTGGTAAAACAACTCCACTTCTGATTTTTTGGAGGGAATGAGAGTAGAGATCTCAGTAGATCCCTGGTGAGTCGGGCCCTAGCTAGGAATTTGGCTTAGATGGCGTAAGCGGCTTTGCGCAGTGAATCCAGATTTTTCTTGTAATCAGCCGGGGTTCCACCCTGAAAGACTGCGGAACCTGCCACAACTACATTGACTCCTGCTTCGACAACTTTTCCAATATTTTCGGGTTTAATCCCTCCATCGACTTCCAGCGCAATCGAACGATCACCGATCATCTCTCGAATTCTTCGGATTTTTCTCAATTGAGATTCCAGAAAAGTTTGTCCTCCAAATCCTGGATTGACACTCATCACCAAAATCAAATCCAGCTTTTCCATCAGATACTCCAATGAGCTTTCAGGAGTTGATGGATTAAGAGAAACTCCAGCTTTCTTACCCATAGACCGAATCTGTTGAAGCGCACGATTAGTATGATGACCCGCCTCCACATGAACGGTGATGACGTCTGCTCCCGCATTGGCAAAAGCTTCGAGGTAGGGATCATATGGTTGAATCATCAAGTGCACATCGAACGGTTTGTCCGTGTAAGGACGGATCGCTTTGACAACATCCGGACCGATCGTCAGATTCGGGACGTAGTGTCCGTCCATTACGTCCACATGAATCCAGTCTGCACCTGCTTCGGATACATCCTGAATTTCTTCACCGAGACGAGCAAAATCAGCGGAAAGAATCGAGGGAGAAAGGGTAATTTCAGGCATACATTTACTGTCTGTATTGGATATCTGCCACGGCAGGATAATTGATCAATTTCAAGACTATTGAATTCTTTTATCCTTGAAAACGAATATTATAAAATATACGGGTCTCAATGAGTTAGTGCAAAAGCAGCCCTAAACGTTCAATGATTTGTTGAGGATTCAGTACTTCGTGAGGTGCTTGCAATTCTACTGCTACTCTTGGCATACCGTAAACGACACAGCTACTTTCTTCTTGGGCAATCGTCCAAGCCCCTTTTTGCCTCATCTGGAGTAACCCGTTTGCTCCATCACTTCCCATACCCGTGAGCAAGATTCCCATGGAATCAATCCCAGCGTTTTGAGCAACGGAATCGAACAGCACATCTACCGAGGGTCTATGCCGATTGACAAGTGAACCAGAATTTAATTTAACGAAATAGCCATAGGCCTCCCGTCTCAATTCCAGGTGTTGATCACCGGGGGACAATAGGGCCAAACCAGGTTCTAACCGATCCCCTGAGACGGCTTCCTTGACTCTGATTTTAGATACTCGATCCAGATTTTTTGCAAAGGAGGTGGTAAAGGCTTTAGGCATATGCTGGACAATCAAGATCCCTGGAGTTTCCGGGGACAATTCCGCAAGAATTTCCCGAAGACTATCGGTCCCACCCGTAGAAGCCCCAAAAGCAATGACATTGGGTGTGTTGGTAATGCGTGGTAGTTTGGTAGCATTTGAACGAATTCGTGTGCCTGGGATTACTTGCTGATGGAATCGTTGTTGAGGAGTTTTGAGCTTTGCTTGTGCGGCAGCTTTCACCTTGTCAGTAATTTGTAGAGCAAGATCTTGAAGTCCAGAACTTACATCAATTCGTGGCTTCTCAATGATTTCAAGAGCTCCCAATTCCAAGGCTTTCATTGCTGTTTCTGAACCCTCTGCAGTGTATGCGCTTACCATAACAACTGGCATTGGTTTGGAAGACATCAGACGTTCTAAGAAGGTCAGTCCGTCCATTTTGGGCATCTCGACGTCCAATGTTAGAACATCAGGTAAGCATTCACTAATTTTTCTTAACCCAATCAGGGCGTCCGGAGCAGTGCCAACGACTTGAATTTCTGGGTCAGTTTCCAAGATCCTGCT from SAR324 cluster bacterium includes these protein-coding regions:
- a CDS encoding chemotaxis response regulator protein-glutamate methylesterase translates to MLPPKIRVLIIDDSAIARNTLSRILETDPEIQVVGTAPDALIGLRKISECLPDVLTLDVEMPKMDGLTFLERLMSSKPMPVVMVSAYTAEGSETAMKALELGALEIIEKPRIDVSSGLQDLALQITDKVKAAAQAKLKTPQQRFHQQVIPGTRIRSNATKLPRITNTPNVIAFGASTGGTDSLREILAELSPETPGILIVQHMPKAFTTSFAKNLDRVSKIRVKEAVSGDRLEPGLALLSPGDQHLELRREAYGYFVKLNSGSLVNRHRPSVDVLFDSVAQNAGIDSMGILLTGMGSDGANGLLQMRQKGAWTIAQEESSCVVYGMPRVAVELQAPHEVLNPQQIIERLGLLLH
- the rpe gene encoding ribulose-phosphate 3-epimerase; the protein is MPEITLSPSILSADFARLGEEIQDVSEAGADWIHVDVMDGHYVPNLTIGPDVVKAIRPYTDKPFDVHLMIQPYDPYLEAFANAGADVITVHVEAGHHTNRALQQIRSMGKKAGVSLNPSTPESSLEYLMEKLDLILVMSVNPGFGGQTFLESQLRKIRRIREMIGDRSIALEVDGGIKPENIGKVVEAGVNVVVAGSAVFQGGTPADYKKNLDSLRKAAYAI